The Caulifigura coniformis genome includes a region encoding these proteins:
- a CDS encoding glycosyltransferase family protein, whose protein sequence is MSSAPTDAPTLDPAPRRPLVERPATHAIAWALITFATAAFVALHFSDAGNRAAALNGRFFEDSKNSSPFLVLLLAAPLVWQSGRRRRERPTAPAGSPPQPLVDFLLALVFAAAGTFAARWYAAPFAGLPPAIHDEYSYLFQAETFLDGRTWLPSFPEYSDLFDQMHVLNEGRFASRYFPGVGAWLAPFVSLGNPWEGQWLANGLIAAGLFLVGRLLSGRAVGIVAGLLYVVSPGMLVFSNMLVAHMPTMLGLILFLSAMLACRQRPSAGLALIAGTGLAFAMLCRPMTAAGFALPFGIDWIWRLIRRQPSMPGADTLKARLPPSILQTLALGFPLVIGAVGLLAYNHSITGDALVSPYQLYTDLYTPRHVYGFNNVTRGEKVAGPKTLEHYDSWAENLTPALALKNVGIRATSSSRWTLATIPLLLSLAVVLLDWRRLSAAWKLVCASIVSLHAVHIPYWFTGIMDWHYVFESGPLLLLIIAYATVRLGSIWRSWSMPRMRLWWAALLALAILINDISIEPLWTSRVAIARSEAMFARRRYGQFRAQAEELATNGPMIVFVKPDPTDLHMDYVTNRPTLDGPVLVARLRPSVNRELAARLFPERTPFVFDAAKRQWSRLGD, encoded by the coding sequence GTGTCTTCCGCCCCGACCGACGCTCCTACGCTCGATCCCGCTCCGCGGCGGCCACTCGTCGAACGCCCGGCCACACACGCCATCGCCTGGGCCCTCATCACGTTCGCGACTGCAGCATTCGTCGCGCTCCACTTTTCAGACGCCGGTAACAGGGCCGCAGCCCTCAACGGCCGCTTCTTCGAAGACTCGAAAAACTCCAGCCCGTTCCTCGTCCTGCTCCTCGCAGCCCCCCTCGTCTGGCAGTCCGGACGTCGTCGACGCGAGCGCCCCACCGCGCCGGCTGGATCCCCGCCGCAACCCCTCGTCGACTTCCTCCTCGCGCTCGTGTTCGCCGCCGCCGGAACATTCGCGGCCCGCTGGTACGCGGCACCCTTCGCAGGGCTTCCTCCGGCAATCCACGACGAATACAGCTACCTGTTCCAGGCCGAGACCTTTCTCGACGGGCGAACCTGGCTGCCCAGCTTTCCCGAGTATTCCGATCTCTTCGATCAGATGCACGTCCTGAACGAAGGGCGTTTCGCCAGCCGGTATTTCCCGGGCGTCGGCGCGTGGCTCGCTCCGTTCGTGAGCCTTGGAAACCCATGGGAAGGTCAATGGCTGGCGAACGGCCTGATCGCCGCGGGTCTGTTCCTGGTGGGCCGACTCCTCTCCGGACGCGCCGTCGGGATCGTGGCCGGCCTCCTGTATGTCGTCTCGCCCGGCATGCTCGTCTTCAGCAACATGCTCGTCGCCCACATGCCCACCATGCTCGGGTTGATCCTCTTCCTGTCCGCAATGCTCGCCTGCCGTCAGCGGCCATCCGCCGGCCTGGCGTTGATCGCCGGAACGGGCCTCGCGTTCGCCATGCTCTGCCGCCCGATGACGGCCGCGGGATTCGCGCTCCCCTTCGGCATCGACTGGATTTGGCGGCTTATCCGACGCCAGCCCTCCATGCCGGGAGCCGACACACTCAAAGCGCGCCTCCCCCCCTCGATCCTGCAAACCCTGGCCCTTGGCTTCCCACTCGTCATCGGGGCCGTCGGATTGCTCGCCTACAACCACTCCATCACTGGCGATGCCCTCGTCTCGCCTTATCAACTCTACACCGACCTCTACACCCCCCGGCACGTTTACGGCTTTAACAACGTGACGCGCGGCGAGAAGGTCGCCGGGCCGAAAACGCTCGAACACTACGACAGCTGGGCTGAAAACCTCACTCCAGCCCTCGCGCTGAAAAACGTCGGCATCCGCGCCACCAGCAGCTCCCGCTGGACTCTGGCCACAATCCCCCTGCTTTTGTCGCTGGCCGTTGTACTTCTCGACTGGCGAAGGCTGTCAGCCGCCTGGAAACTCGTGTGCGCTTCGATCGTCAGCCTGCACGCCGTTCATATCCCTTATTGGTTTACAGGGATCATGGACTGGCACTACGTGTTCGAATCAGGACCGCTTCTGCTGCTGATCATCGCGTATGCCACGGTGCGTCTGGGCTCGATCTGGCGCTCCTGGTCCATGCCGAGAATGCGTCTCTGGTGGGCCGCCCTGCTCGCCCTGGCCATCCTGATCAACGACATCTCCATCGAGCCCCTCTGGACTTCACGGGTCGCCATCGCCCGCAGTGAGGCGATGTTCGCGCGGCGGCGATACGGCCAGTTCCGCGCGCAGGCGGAGGAGCTGGCGACGAACGGACCGATGATCGTCTTCGTGAAGCCCGATCCAACCGACCTGCACATGGACTACGTGACGAACCGGCCGACGCTCGATGGCCCCGTGCTCGTCGCCCGGCTGAGGCCCTCCGTGAACCGCGAACTCGCGGCACGTCTCTTCCCGGAGCGAACCCCCTTCGTCTTCGACGCGGCCAAGCGCCAGTGGAGTCGCCTCGGCGACTAA
- a CDS encoding peroxiredoxin, with the protein MSAEVKVGDAAPDFTVKDDQGNDWKASDHYGKNVVVIYFYPADTTGGCTKQACAYRDDLPKLKEAGIEVVGVSGDTVKNHQLFKKKENLNFALLADTEGKVAEAFGVPTKAGGTVKAVIDGKTEELVRPITTARWTIIVDKNKKVAYIDKMVKAAEDSKTVAEVAKSLK; encoded by the coding sequence ATGTCGGCCGAAGTGAAAGTCGGCGATGCGGCCCCGGATTTCACGGTCAAAGATGACCAGGGGAACGACTGGAAGGCCTCCGACCACTATGGCAAGAACGTCGTCGTGATCTACTTCTACCCGGCCGACACCACCGGCGGGTGCACCAAGCAGGCGTGCGCCTACCGCGACGATCTGCCCAAGCTGAAGGAGGCCGGTATCGAGGTCGTCGGCGTCAGCGGCGACACCGTGAAGAACCACCAGCTCTTCAAGAAGAAGGAAAACCTCAACTTCGCGCTGTTAGCCGATACCGAAGGCAAAGTCGCCGAGGCGTTCGGAGTTCCCACCAAGGCTGGCGGCACGGTGAAGGCCGTCATCGACGGCAAGACGGAGGAACTCGTCCGACCGATCACGACGGCCCGCTGGACGATCATCGTCGACAAAAACAAGAAGGTCGCGTACATCGACAAGATGGTGAAGGCCGCCGAGGACAGCAAGACGGTGGCCGAAGTCGCCAAGTCGCTGAAGTAA
- a CDS encoding VOC family protein codes for MKMNPVGWFEISAKDLSRASRFYQSVFGFEMTSGRVNEYEMVFFPMDSQAPGAAGALIAGKGYEPTSTGTVVYFPVDDIPAALVKIEQAGGKTLFPKKSIGPHGFIAWFSDSEGNSIGLHSMK; via the coding sequence ATGAAGATGAACCCCGTGGGCTGGTTTGAGATCTCCGCCAAAGACCTCTCCAGGGCGTCCCGGTTCTACCAGAGCGTCTTCGGCTTCGAGATGACCTCGGGACGCGTCAACGAGTACGAGATGGTCTTCTTCCCGATGGACTCTCAGGCCCCCGGGGCCGCGGGCGCGCTGATTGCGGGCAAAGGCTACGAGCCGACGTCGACCGGGACGGTGGTCTACTTCCCCGTGGACGACATTCCGGCCGCCCTGGTGAAGATCGAGCAGGCGGGAGGCAAGACCCTGTTCCCGAAGAAGTCGATCGGACCGCACGGGTTCATCGCGTGGTTCTCGGACAGTGAAGGGAACTCGATCGGGCTGCATTCGATGAAGTGA
- the cysS gene encoding cysteine--tRNA ligase, which yields MSLRVYSTLTRQKEDFQTVEPGKVRMYLCGPTVYKPAHIGHMVGPVIFDTVKRYLVYQGFDVQFVINITDVDDKLIVKAQEKGTTVKALAEQMTTDYFDNLKLMGVDSVDQFPYATDHIGDMLEMIGRLVEKGHAYPLNGDVYFSVESDPDYGKLSNRSIAQMLAGTRVEANDKKRNPADFALWKSSKPGEPAWDSPWGPGRPGWHIECSAMSAKILGDSIDIHGGGLDLMFPHHENELAQSECCSGKPFARYWLHNGLMQSGKSSGKVGGAHSKAGDTPQSADDQIAGKLAGSAGAESVKTAVFAHQPPETVRFFLLSTHYRSPIDFSLENIAATGKSLEGFYRLFEEFERVTGKSFYALEASRSFEKTTDLMPLEEENPKACGELIALRDRFVESMDDDFNTGGAVACLFDMRRVLNGSLGQMTTGGAAASDLQKKALTAGVLLLKELSNTLGVFRTAPSKNAGADDALVDGLMQLILDIRADSRKNKNWAVADKIRDALKALNVVVEDRPDGVRWSKG from the coding sequence ATGTCGCTTCGCGTCTACAGCACGCTGACCCGCCAGAAGGAAGACTTCCAGACCGTCGAGCCGGGAAAGGTCCGCATGTATCTGTGCGGACCGACCGTCTACAAGCCGGCCCACATCGGCCACATGGTCGGCCCGGTCATTTTCGACACCGTGAAGCGCTACCTCGTGTACCAGGGGTTCGACGTCCAGTTCGTGATCAACATCACGGACGTCGACGACAAGCTCATCGTCAAAGCCCAGGAAAAGGGGACGACGGTCAAGGCCCTGGCCGAGCAAATGACGACCGACTACTTCGACAACCTGAAGCTGATGGGGGTCGACTCGGTCGACCAGTTCCCGTATGCGACCGATCACATCGGCGACATGCTCGAAATGATTGGCCGCCTCGTCGAGAAGGGACACGCCTATCCCCTGAATGGCGACGTTTATTTCTCCGTCGAGAGCGATCCGGATTACGGCAAGCTTTCCAACCGCAGCATCGCCCAGATGCTCGCCGGCACGCGCGTCGAAGCGAACGACAAGAAACGGAATCCGGCCGACTTCGCCCTGTGGAAATCGTCCAAGCCCGGCGAGCCGGCCTGGGACAGCCCGTGGGGCCCGGGCCGGCCGGGATGGCACATCGAATGTTCGGCCATGAGCGCGAAGATTCTCGGCGACTCAATCGACATTCACGGCGGCGGCCTCGACCTGATGTTCCCGCATCACGAAAACGAGCTTGCTCAGTCGGAATGCTGCAGCGGCAAGCCCTTCGCCCGCTATTGGCTCCACAATGGGCTGATGCAGTCGGGCAAGTCATCCGGCAAGGTTGGCGGCGCCCACAGCAAAGCGGGAGACACCCCTCAGTCGGCCGACGACCAGATCGCCGGGAAGCTCGCGGGCTCGGCGGGGGCCGAGTCGGTGAAGACGGCGGTCTTTGCCCACCAGCCGCCGGAGACAGTGCGGTTCTTCCTCCTCAGCACCCACTACCGCAGCCCGATCGATTTCTCGCTCGAGAACATCGCGGCGACGGGCAAGAGTCTCGAGGGCTTCTATCGCCTGTTTGAAGAATTCGAGCGGGTGACGGGAAAGAGCTTCTACGCGCTGGAGGCGTCCCGGAGTTTCGAAAAGACGACCGACCTGATGCCGCTGGAGGAGGAGAACCCCAAGGCCTGCGGGGAACTGATCGCGCTCCGCGACCGGTTCGTCGAATCGATGGATGACGATTTCAACACGGGCGGCGCGGTGGCGTGCCTGTTCGACATGCGGCGGGTGCTCAACGGTTCTCTCGGCCAGATGACCACCGGGGGCGCAGCTGCCTCCGATCTCCAGAAGAAAGCGCTCACGGCGGGAGTCCTGCTGCTCAAGGAACTGTCGAACACGCTGGGAGTTTTCCGAACCGCGCCTTCGAAGAATGCCGGGGCGGACGACGCCCTCGTGGACGGCCTGATGCAGCTGATTCTCGACATCCGGGCTGATTCGCGGAAAAACAAGAACTGGGCGGTGGCGGACAAGATTCGCGACGCACTCAAGGCACTGAATGTGGTGGTTGAAGACCGTCCGGACGGGGTGCGTTGGTCGAAAGGCTGA
- a CDS encoding 3-keto-disaccharide hydrolase, translating into MPRFAVSLALLAALSLAAGSAFAAEPPAGYTSLFNGQDLTGWHGVKGDFNPEKYGTTPPEEMAKLREAWAKDVAENWKADGGDIYNNGKGVYLTTDKEFTDYELLIDYKTVAKADSGIYLKHTPQVQIWDWTKEADKWKNRADFGSGSLWNNSAGKPGKDALVLADKPFGEWNSFRIRQIGARTSVWLNGKLVVKHAIMENYWDKTRKTPLRHKGPVQLQTHGGEIRWKNVFVKEFTPEEANQLLAEDGEPGFVPIFNSQDFTGWQGAVDNYEVVDGALQCKPGKGGVLYTKEEYGDFKVQVEFKLPPAGNNGLAIRFPGGEGDAAYIGMTELQVLDTEDPKYAKLDPRQAHGSVYGMIPAHRGYLRPVGQWNFQEVTVKGPKITVELNGNVILDGDVSTVTEFMANKPHPGKDLAKGYFGFAGHKDPVAFRRVLIKKLD; encoded by the coding sequence GTGCCCCGCTTTGCTGTTTCCCTGGCCCTTCTGGCCGCGCTGTCGCTCGCAGCCGGTTCCGCTTTTGCTGCCGAGCCTCCGGCCGGCTACACGTCGCTGTTCAACGGTCAGGATCTGACCGGCTGGCACGGCGTCAAAGGAGACTTCAATCCCGAGAAATATGGGACGACGCCCCCCGAGGAAATGGCCAAGCTTCGCGAAGCCTGGGCCAAGGACGTCGCCGAGAACTGGAAGGCCGATGGCGGCGACATCTACAACAACGGCAAGGGCGTTTACCTGACGACCGACAAGGAGTTCACCGACTATGAACTCCTGATCGACTACAAGACCGTCGCCAAGGCCGACAGCGGCATCTACCTCAAGCACACCCCCCAGGTGCAGATCTGGGACTGGACGAAGGAAGCCGACAAGTGGAAGAACCGCGCCGATTTCGGCTCGGGGAGCCTGTGGAACAACTCGGCCGGCAAGCCGGGCAAGGACGCGCTCGTCCTGGCCGACAAGCCGTTCGGTGAATGGAACAGCTTCCGCATCCGCCAGATCGGCGCCCGCACGAGCGTGTGGCTGAACGGCAAGCTCGTCGTGAAGCACGCCATCATGGAAAACTACTGGGACAAGACCCGCAAAACGCCGCTGCGGCACAAGGGCCCGGTGCAGCTTCAGACGCATGGCGGAGAGATCCGCTGGAAGAACGTCTTCGTGAAGGAATTCACTCCGGAAGAAGCCAACCAGCTTCTCGCGGAAGATGGCGAGCCGGGCTTCGTTCCGATCTTCAACAGCCAGGACTTCACCGGCTGGCAGGGAGCCGTGGACAACTATGAAGTGGTCGACGGCGCGCTGCAGTGCAAGCCGGGCAAGGGGGGAGTCCTCTACACGAAAGAAGAGTACGGCGACTTCAAGGTGCAGGTGGAATTCAAGCTCCCGCCGGCCGGCAACAACGGCCTGGCCATCCGATTTCCGGGTGGAGAAGGAGACGCCGCGTACATCGGCATGACCGAGCTGCAGGTGCTGGACACCGAGGATCCGAAGTACGCGAAGCTCGATCCCCGGCAGGCTCACGGGTCGGTGTACGGCATGATTCCCGCACACCGCGGTTACCTGCGCCCTGTGGGCCAGTGGAACTTCCAGGAAGTGACCGTGAAAGGCCCGAAGATCACCGTGGAGCTCAACGGCAACGTGATCCTGGATGGCGACGTCTCAACCGTTACCGAGTTCATGGCCAACAAGCCGCATCCGGGCAAGGACCTCGCCAAGGGGTACTTCGGATTCGCCGGTCACAAGGACCCGGTGGCGTTCCGCCGCGTCCTGATCAAGAAGCTCGATTGA
- a CDS encoding M16 family metallopeptidase produces the protein MRTERASRLIAGAVLMGVLMSTTTAEAAGPELVTSVEGITEYRLSNGLRILLFPDPSKPQVTVNLTVLVGSRHEGYGEAGMAHLLEHMVFKGTPTFPEVPKVLKEHGATFNGTTWLDRTNYYETMPATDANLEFGIQLEADRMVNSFIRKEDLESEMTVVRNEFERGENSPERILSQRMMSAAYEWHNYGKSTIGNRADIERVPVESLRRFYKKFYQPDNAILTVAGDFDPAKALAFAEKHFGVIPRPDRVLENTYTEEPPQDGERIVTLRRVGDVALAGAIYHICSGAHPDYAAADVLQHILTAAPSGRLYKGLVETRMATRIDGSAYALHDPGVLTLMATVTKGNEPQDVLSRLTELVETIGEEGVTQEEVDRAVRFWMKTWELAMTDSSQTAVQLSDWAAQGDWRLLFLYRDRLEKVTPEEVKAVAKKYLTRNNRTVGLFIPSEKSERIAIPPTPSLAEMLGDYKGREAIAMGEAFDVSPKNIETRTTRGRLGSGLKTALLPKKTRGETVQLRLTLRYGAPETLVGLNTAAEALPTLMLRGTKLLSRQQIQDLLDKNKARIAASGSIGEASFSIEATRQTLPAVLELLRQVLREPTLPVAELDTIRNLKLSSLTQQLTDPQALAQTAVQKALSPYPPTDVRYTPSTAEAIERWKGLGRDDVVRLHREFLGGERGELSIVGDFDVESTQVQLSKIFDGWTTAQPYVRISRAGSTPIAGRVEKIETPDKDNAVYFAGEVIPMKDSDPDYPAFTIGNFVLGSSGLSSRLGDRVRQKEGLSYGVGSLFRAGALDERAIFSAYAITNPTNMPKVDTAIREETSKLLSQGITEQELEAAQRSYLENQKVLRSDDSHLASILSSTLEADRDMSFYSKLESHISGLTTDAVKAALQKRLSLDKLVIVMAGDFARVEKEAAATPQTEK, from the coding sequence ATGCGCACGGAACGTGCTTCTCGGCTCATCGCCGGCGCGGTATTGATGGGAGTGTTGATGTCGACGACGACTGCGGAGGCCGCCGGCCCCGAGCTCGTGACTTCGGTCGAGGGCATTACGGAATACAGGCTGTCGAACGGGCTGCGGATCCTGCTGTTCCCGGATCCCTCCAAGCCCCAGGTGACGGTCAACCTGACGGTGCTCGTCGGCTCACGGCATGAGGGCTACGGCGAGGCGGGCATGGCCCATCTGCTCGAACACATGGTCTTCAAGGGGACGCCGACGTTTCCCGAGGTCCCCAAGGTTCTCAAGGAACATGGCGCGACGTTCAACGGCACGACCTGGCTCGACCGCACGAACTACTACGAAACGATGCCGGCTACGGACGCCAACCTCGAGTTCGGCATCCAGCTGGAAGCCGACCGGATGGTCAACAGCTTCATCCGCAAGGAAGACCTCGAATCGGAGATGACGGTCGTCCGCAACGAGTTCGAACGGGGGGAGAACAGCCCTGAACGGATCCTGTCGCAGCGGATGATGTCCGCCGCGTATGAATGGCATAACTACGGCAAGTCGACGATCGGCAACCGGGCCGACATCGAGCGCGTGCCGGTCGAAAGCCTCCGCCGCTTCTACAAGAAGTTCTACCAGCCCGACAACGCGATCCTGACGGTGGCCGGCGACTTCGACCCGGCCAAGGCGCTGGCGTTCGCCGAGAAGCATTTCGGCGTCATCCCGCGGCCCGACCGGGTCCTCGAGAACACGTATACCGAAGAGCCTCCCCAGGACGGCGAACGGATCGTCACGCTCCGCCGCGTCGGAGACGTCGCGCTGGCGGGTGCGATCTACCATATCTGCTCAGGCGCCCACCCCGACTACGCCGCCGCCGACGTGCTGCAGCACATCCTGACGGCCGCCCCGTCGGGACGCCTGTACAAGGGGCTCGTCGAGACGCGCATGGCGACCCGCATCGACGGCAGCGCCTACGCGCTGCACGATCCGGGCGTCCTCACGCTGATGGCCACGGTGACAAAGGGGAACGAACCACAGGACGTCCTCTCCCGATTGACGGAACTCGTCGAAACGATCGGCGAGGAAGGGGTGACTCAGGAAGAGGTCGACCGGGCCGTCCGCTTCTGGATGAAAACCTGGGAACTGGCGATGACCGACTCGTCCCAGACGGCCGTGCAGCTCAGCGACTGGGCGGCCCAGGGAGACTGGCGGCTGCTGTTCCTGTACCGCGACCGGCTGGAGAAGGTCACGCCTGAAGAAGTGAAGGCCGTCGCGAAAAAGTATCTCACGCGAAACAACCGGACCGTCGGACTGTTCATCCCGTCTGAGAAATCGGAGCGGATCGCGATTCCGCCGACCCCCTCGCTCGCCGAAATGCTCGGCGACTACAAGGGACGGGAAGCGATCGCCATGGGCGAAGCGTTCGACGTGTCGCCAAAGAACATTGAAACCCGGACGACCCGCGGCCGACTGGGCAGCGGGCTGAAAACCGCGCTCCTGCCGAAGAAGACCCGCGGCGAAACGGTCCAGTTGCGGCTGACGCTGCGGTATGGAGCGCCCGAGACGCTTGTCGGACTGAACACGGCAGCCGAGGCGCTCCCGACGCTGATGCTCCGCGGGACGAAGCTCCTCTCGCGTCAGCAGATCCAGGACCTGCTCGACAAGAACAAGGCCCGCATCGCGGCCTCGGGCTCGATCGGCGAGGCGTCGTTCAGCATTGAAGCGACACGCCAGACTCTGCCTGCGGTCCTCGAACTCCTCCGGCAGGTGCTCCGCGAGCCGACGCTTCCGGTCGCCGAACTGGACACCATCCGCAACCTGAAGCTCAGCAGCCTGACTCAGCAGCTGACCGATCCGCAGGCCCTGGCTCAGACGGCCGTGCAGAAGGCGCTCAGCCCTTATCCGCCGACCGACGTCCGCTATACGCCGTCCACGGCCGAAGCGATCGAACGCTGGAAGGGGCTCGGGCGCGACGACGTCGTGCGGCTGCACCGCGAATTCCTGGGCGGCGAGCGTGGCGAGTTGTCGATCGTCGGCGATTTCGACGTCGAGTCGACCCAGGTGCAGCTCTCGAAGATCTTCGACGGCTGGACCACCGCTCAGCCTTACGTGCGGATTTCCCGCGCCGGCAGCACGCCGATCGCCGGGCGCGTCGAGAAGATCGAGACGCCCGACAAGGACAATGCGGTGTACTTCGCCGGAGAAGTGATTCCGATGAAGGACTCCGATCCCGACTACCCGGCGTTCACGATCGGGAACTTCGTGCTGGGCTCCAGCGGCCTTTCCTCACGGCTGGGCGACCGCGTCCGCCAGAAGGAAGGCCTGTCGTACGGCGTGGGCTCGCTGTTCCGTGCCGGGGCGCTCGATGAACGGGCCATTTTCTCGGCCTACGCCATCACCAACCCGACCAACATGCCGAAAGTCGACACGGCGATCCGCGAAGAGACGTCAAAACTGCTGTCGCAGGGCATCACGGAGCAGGAGCTGGAGGCGGCCCAGCGGAGCTACCTGGAAAACCAGAAAGTTCTCCGCTCCGATGACAGTCACCTGGCGAGCATCCTGAGCAGCACGCTCGAGGCCGATCGCGATATGAGCTTCTATTCGAAGCTGGAGTCGCACATCTCCGGGTTGACGACGGACGCCGTGAAAGCCGCGCTGCAGAAGCGACTCAGCCTCGACAAGCTGGTCATCGTGATGGCAGGCGACTTCGCCCGTGTGGAAAAAGAAGCGGCCGCGACGCCGCAGACGGAGAAGTGA
- a CDS encoding HYExAFE family protein: MRSNHYELAFEAYLRGLRRPYVAVNENRRALAEEMSLKSMDFIVYAPARPHLLVDVKGRKFAASSAGGHPWENWATVDDVECLLKWEACFGADFRAAFVFTYDVDAAAAEGFPELFRFRDRAYAFYVVYVSEYLHSMRQRSQKWETVSLPAAEYRRLRRPLDQLLNITLG; this comes from the coding sequence ATCCGGTCGAACCACTACGAGCTGGCGTTCGAGGCCTATCTGCGGGGGCTGAGGCGTCCCTACGTGGCCGTCAACGAGAACCGCCGCGCGCTGGCGGAGGAGATGTCGCTCAAGTCGATGGATTTCATCGTCTATGCTCCGGCCCGGCCGCATCTGCTCGTCGATGTCAAAGGGCGGAAGTTCGCCGCCTCCTCTGCTGGCGGGCATCCCTGGGAGAACTGGGCCACAGTGGACGACGTCGAATGCCTGCTCAAGTGGGAGGCCTGTTTCGGGGCCGATTTTCGCGCCGCGTTTGTCTTCACCTATGACGTGGACGCCGCCGCGGCCGAAGGGTTTCCCGAGCTGTTCCGGTTTCGCGACCGGGCGTATGCCTTTTACGTCGTGTACGTGAGCGAGTACCTTCATTCGATGCGGCAGCGGTCGCAGAAATGGGAGACCGTTTCGCTGCCGGCCGCGGAGTATCGGCGGCTGAGGCGGCCGCTGGACCAGCTTCTGAACATCACCCTGGGATAG
- a CDS encoding beta-ketoacyl-[acyl-carrier-protein] synthase family protein, producing the protein MPHWFLSGLSGVLAGEACRRAGLGDLPPSVLGRTGIAFGTSKPVLTPWFEPPFVDWEGHLDDWDEEQRAIVYRLSGPAEEIARRRGFQGPAVAPSAACATGLVSIIRGAELIRDGACDLVVAGSADSSLHPAYLAAYRRMGVLAPASDDPAFSCRPFDARRSGFAVGEGAAALILEDIDRARDRGATILAEILGAGLTSDNDSLVEVDPTGQSLARALHDALRRSGVRPQEIDAASLHGTGTRLNDLCETNALKAALGEHARRVSCFSLKGSIGHLMGAAGSVETATLIQAMQHGIVPPTVNLEQPDPDCDLDYTPGQARTRSIDMAVKLSLGFGGTCAALVIRRPVN; encoded by the coding sequence ATGCCTCACTGGTTCCTCTCAGGTCTCTCGGGCGTACTGGCCGGGGAAGCGTGTCGGCGGGCCGGACTTGGTGATCTGCCGCCGTCCGTGCTCGGCCGCACTGGCATTGCCTTTGGAACCAGTAAGCCGGTGTTGACGCCCTGGTTCGAACCTCCCTTCGTCGACTGGGAAGGGCACTTGGATGATTGGGACGAGGAGCAGCGAGCCATCGTCTATCGGCTCTCGGGCCCGGCCGAGGAGATTGCCCGCCGCCGGGGCTTTCAGGGGCCTGCAGTTGCTCCTTCGGCGGCGTGTGCAACGGGCCTGGTTTCGATCATTCGAGGTGCCGAACTGATTCGCGACGGAGCCTGCGACCTGGTCGTTGCCGGAAGCGCGGACAGTTCTTTGCATCCCGCTTATCTGGCCGCCTATCGCCGCATGGGAGTCCTCGCGCCGGCCAGTGATGATCCCGCCTTCAGCTGTCGTCCATTCGACGCTCGAAGGAGCGGGTTTGCCGTTGGCGAAGGGGCCGCAGCGCTCATTCTCGAAGACATCGATCGCGCGAGGGACCGCGGCGCCACAATCCTGGCCGAGATCCTCGGGGCCGGGCTGACCTCGGACAACGACTCACTCGTCGAGGTCGATCCCACAGGCCAGTCGCTCGCGCGGGCCCTCCACGATGCGCTGCGAAGGAGCGGCGTCAGGCCTCAGGAGATTGACGCCGCGTCGCTGCACGGCACTGGAACGCGGCTGAACGATCTGTGCGAGACGAACGCGCTGAAGGCGGCCCTCGGGGAGCATGCGCGGCGCGTCTCGTGCTTCAGTCTCAAGGGATCGATCGGCCACCTGATGGGGGCCGCCGGCAGCGTCGAAACGGCCACGTTGATCCAGGCGATGCAGCACGGGATTGTTCCCCCCACCGTGAACCTGGAACAGCCGGATCCGGACTGCGATCTCGACTACACGCCCGGCCAGGCGCGAACGCGCTCGATCGACATGGCGGTCAAGCTGTCGCTGGGCTTTGGCGGGACGTGCGCGGCGCTGGTGATCCGCCGGCCGGTGAATTGA